Within Sardina pilchardus chromosome 21, fSarPil1.1, whole genome shotgun sequence, the genomic segment CACAGTGGATTGTCAACAGCATAGTTGTGTAAATGCCAGCCTATATCTTCAGAATCCTACAGCAGCGCAGCATAGTTGGCTGTTTGTCGGCTTatctgtgtgtccacacacaatGGTTGGTCATTTAGCTGCCATTTGAGCACCTCAAAACAAGTTTTGCCCTCCCCACGTCGGCTGTGCCAGGCAGGTAACTCCCACTTTGCACTCCACCGCAAGCGACAGATGCTGGGCTAGAAAGAGAGAACCCACCTGCGCGCCACAAGCATTGACCTCTTTATTTCAGAGCTGTGGAGGCTTCTAGAATACAAAGAACATaaacccctcccaccccccaggcttctctcttctcccattGGCCAGGATTCAGGAAATGCAGGACAGGATAAAGAATCACAATGTATGTACAATTATGATTAGTTGTTCTTTTTTAAGTATTGCctttgaaagaaaaagagaaggaacaATGAGGTAAAATCAACCTGCAGTTAAGAGCCTGAAGAATGAATGGATTGCTATTCCCCCCCTTTTGTCTTTTAACTATGCAATGATTTTGGGGACATACCCAAAGCAATGTGATCAGGTCACGGGGGGAAGACCAAGCCAGTTGGCCTCCCTCATTTTCTTTCAATTGGAACAataatttttaaaataaatttgGTTAACTCATTTAAGTAAACATAGTCCAaagcctttcttctctcctgctctagTCCTTCCTTTGCAAACTGTTATCCCCCTTATTacagacattttaaatgtatttgcATGAGTGTAAGATATGGACTAAGCTTAGGATGGCTTATTTTTATTTCAagttgtatatattttttttactttaatatttattttggtgtgtgcgtgcgtgtgtgtggttttttttgtacatccatttaaaaaaaaaaaaaaaaaaagaacacagaaaaaaaaactgttaataAATTGCCAACTTTTACTAACGAtcttttttcttcttatttTGTCTCTTTTGGTTTCCACGACTGATATTGTTATTTAGAAGGTTTCAGGTGTGGTGGCCTCTTCCTCCAGCTCAGGGGTGGTACGCCGGAGCGTCAGTAGGCCACCAACAGCCCTCACCTCCCCCCTCTGCAGCGGCTGCCCATGACACAGTCCCAAAATATGGTAACGGGTTTGTAACtgccagcaaaaaaaaaaaaaagcaagaacTAAAGAGGATAAAGAGAGAAGCGAGAAAAGAGTAGAACACTtcacgccaaaaaaaaaaatgcctgacTTCTGCTGTCGTGTGGCTTACTTTGGAAGAAAAGCATTTTACTAATAACATGGAGAAACAAGTAAATGGACAAATATGTAACTTTGCAAAACAAAGTAACATCGGCCCTCTTGCTGAAGCTTGTTGAAGAGAACAATGTAACAAAAATaagaagggaaagaaaaaaaaacaaaaattaaaaaaaaatggattggATGCAGTTTAGCTCCAAACGAGctaagcacaaaaaaaaagcaaaaaaagtaaGAAACCCTCTAACTCTCTTACTTGTTGATGATTTCCTCCTGTTGATCTGTTTTTttgccttgtttgtttgtttgtttggtgtatgattatgatttgtattttttcttctGGGCTGGTCGGAGCTgctcccgccgccgccgctgagGTGCAGCAGCACGCGCTGTGGGTCTGCAGTGCGCATGGGCCGCGCCGGCGACCCTCTGGTGCCACACAGAGGCGCGCGCACGCTCGCCAACCACGCGACCCGAGAAGTCCCAGcgacaacccccctccccctcccccaccctcctccctccaaaccccccaccccaccctaccctcCCCTCCCTACCCCTCCTCAACGACCCTCAGCACACTTCCACTTCACCCGGCCTGTTCGCAGCATGCCCCCCCTGGCCTGAAAAAGCATCCTCCTCCCACCAGCCTGGCACCCTGAAAGGCCCACCCATCTCTAGCCTAGATAACCAAGATCCAAATACacttagccacacacacacacacacacacacattcacacacacacgcacatttgtTAGTTAGCTCCTCATGGTGTGTGCGTTTCTATTTTCGCACCGTGAGGCGAGTGGGGGTGTCGCGGAGTGTGCCCGTCTGGTTTTGGGGGGCGAGGGAGTCATCTGGCCGACCAGTGTTGGGGGTATGCGGCGGGCCCAGTGAGCCGGTGTTGGCGCAAGCGAGAGGGACACTCAGCCAGGTGACCGACGCAGCAGCAGGTCAAAGCGCGTGCGGCCGCGCCCGCGTTGCGCGCCAGCGTCATAGAAACGCCCTTTAACCCCTCCTACATGCTGGGAGGGGACTGGGCTCACAGCGCTCGCTTTACAGGGACCTCCACCCATTCCCACCCCCCCGCATTCAAGGTTGAGTACAAGAGCCCACATAAGAACGCTCCTAAACGGCCTTAATCGTAGATGAACTAACATGCCAGTTTTGGCTTTGATACGCAATCTAACGTCAGCTAAATGGTACATTATAAATGGGCTTTAATGGTTCTAGTTGTGTTTCTAACACAACCTTGGCTGTTTCTGAGTTTTTAACCAGTGGGCACCCtcctgtgtctcacacacacacacacacgtgtgtgtgtgcctttgctcTGTGCAGTGAGCAAGGGGGCTTTAACTGTTGAATGTGGGGGTGGGGCGTGTGTGATGGTCGGATCCGCGCAGCGCAGGGACAAGCGTGCAGCTTTCGCGCGGCAGAACGTCACAATTGCGCAAGCTGGCCCACACTGCAGGCTCACCTTTTGCCTTCAGCTAGGACGGACACTAACACTgtttctctctgcccccctcccctttttttctttatttcttttggTTTTATTCActcttatctttttttttattttcattttatttttactactaccccctcctcctcccatctttccttcccctcctcttgtctcttcttttctgtcgttcctcttcttctctcctcctctcccttgctCTGGTTGTTCTTTCTGAAGGCGTGCTATCTGAAGGCTATTGAGACCCAGCCCAACTTTGCCGTAGCTTGGAGTAACCTGGGTTGTGTGTTCAACGCCCAGGGAGAGATCTGGTTGGCTATACATCACTTTGAAAAGGTGAGAAGGCATAGACATTTCCATGATTGAGAATACTGGGCAGATATATCGTTTGTTATTGACTCAAATCTTATGCTTATTGTTTACTTCAGAAATGGATGTaatttctttttcttccctAGGCTGTAACTCTTGATCCTAACTTCTTGGATGCCTATATTAACTTGGGAAATGTCTTGAAAGAGGCTCGCATATTTGATAGGTAAGGTCTTtcatttccaatgtcctgtcCAAAATACAGTAGATTAAGGTTTGATTAAACAATGAACCGAACTCCTTtatgtaataataatgataacgatAATGATGTTATTAGTTAATATTATTAGTCCAGTTACTGAATGTGCATAACTGCACAAACTGAATCGTCCTTAATCCGCTCTCCtattctctcgctccctctccctctccctctccctctctctctcatattcccTCTCTCCAGAGCTGTTGCTGGTTACCTGCGGGCCCTCAGCCTGAGCCCCAACCATGCGGTGGTCCACGGCAACCTGGCGTGTGTGTACTACGAGCAGGGTCTGATCGACCTGGCCATCGACACGTACCGCAGGGCCATCGAGCTGCAGCCACATTTCCCAGATGCCTACTGCAACCTGGCCAATGCTCTTAAAGAGAAGGGCAATGTAAGCatcttctttgtttgtttgtttgtgtttgtccatCACTGGGCCTAGCTGCAACTAATACTATCATTTGGCACTGATGGGTATTGTTTTGTGCCTTGAATCACACCCTCATATTCAACCCAGATGCATACAAATATCTGACCTACCTCTTACCTTATACCTACCTGACCTTTTTAGGATAGTTAACGAGCTTAGGTCTCAACCGTACAGAGTGGTCCTTAGATGCTGGTTCTAATGAaggtatgtgtttttgtgtttgtgttccgtAGGTGTCTGAAGCAGAGGAATGCTACAACACAGCCTTGCGCTTATGCCCAACCCACGCTGATTCCCTCAACAATTTGGCCAACATCAAGCGTGAGCAGGGCAACATTGAGGAGGCTGTGCAGCTCTACAGGAAGGCCCTGGAGGTGAGAATCCTCAAGGGGAAATAAAGTCACAAAAGTCATAAAATGGAGAAAATGCTATGCTGGCCGGTCTTCTCTTATGCAGATATGTTAAGCTACTTTGAGGTTTTTGTTACATAAACAAAATGGCCTAGTTCTCTAGGAAGTCCCTGGAGGCAAATGATGGGCTTAGAAATAATTGATTTTATGATGATCTTAGGTGGAAGAGTTTATCGTGCCTAACATAAGGGAACATGATTTGATTCCTTAAGTGGAGCCTGCTGACAGATTAGGGTCAAAACCCCTGGCTCTAGCAGTCATGAAAAGAGGTAGATGGAATCAGAATCAGTTCCAGTGGTAGtaactgtttttttccccatagaATTGAATTCTAtttgtggggaggggagggttcACAGTTTTAAACAAGATTTGCGCAATGTGGTTATGATACTAACCGGATTTAGTCACAATTTAGCCAGCTCCTTCCAGGATTGTTAATGTTTTCTTGAAACCTGCATGCAGGTTTGCTAAGGGACAGAGACACAAggagaggctgcacaaaggtgCACATAGCTCTACAGTGAAAGGATTTCATGCAGTTTAAATAGTGCAACATAGAATAATGAttgtgtggtgctggtggtcagtgttgacattgcggtgggccgccacaaataagtcaatgtatgggTAACACTGGTAGTaacactctgtctgtgtgtgtgtaggtgttccCAGAGTTTGCTGCGGCCCACTCCAACCTGGCTAGTGTGCTCCAGCAGCAGGGTAAGCTGCAGGAGGCACTGATGCACTACAAGGAGGCCATCAGGTAACTacatcacatcatcatcatcatcatcatcatcatcatcatcatcaacattcTCATCTTCATCTCAACACTGAACATAGCAGACCTCACTATCAATCAGCGTCAGCCTGAAAAGACAGCTTGCATGAAATATTCTGTAATAGCTTTACACTATGGAAAGCATTAGCCTCCTCCAGTGAAAGACGATGCAATGTACCTACCCTCCCAATGTCAAAATAACCTACAGACTTATTTCTACCCTAATAGAGGTTAATGATTTCTGAGAACTCTTgactttttttgggggggtcaAGTTtgtttatatagcgcatttcatacacagaggtcattcaatgtgctttacataagcaaaaaacaaacagtagtagcagagtgtgtgtgtgtgtataatggcaTAACTGTCCTTTCTGATCCAGGATCAGCCCCACGTTTGCGGACGCGTACTCCAACATGGGCAACACGCTGAAGGAGATGCAGGACGTGCAGGGAGCGCTGCAGTGCTACACGCGTGCCATCCAGATCAACCCCGCCTTCGCTGACGCACACAGCAACCTGGCCTCCATCCACAAGgtgacacaaggacacacacatgcacacaaacacatgccgcacggcacgcacacacacacacacacacacacacacacacacacacacacacacacacagcctaggcgcgcacacatacacacagcctaggcacacacacacacacacacacacacacacacacacacacacacacacacacacacacacacacacacacacacacacacagcctaggcacacatactctcacacacatagattGCACACAGATTGAGTATGTAATGCCTGGTTGCTCTCATGTCTACCACACTCACTGTGTGTAGTTCCTGTCTCTAATATTTAAGGTTGAGTAAATATGTGCTTATagagtgtttatttgtttactgaTCACGCTTCCCCCGTTTGTGTGCAGGACTCTGGCAACATCCCAGAAGCCATTGCGTCATACCGCACGGCACTGAAGCTGAAACCTGACTTCCCTGATGCCTACTGTAACCTGGCCCACTGCCTGCAGGTCAGACCTGCTCACTGGCTCTTGGGCTTCTGGTTTCTTAGAGGTTTCATTGGCTACTTACTGAAAGCCAACTGATATTTCTTAAAATTGATGAGATAAACGTTGTTCTATTAGTTGATGGTTATGAACATATCCCATTTTGAGGATCCAGATTCGGCATGGAATGTCTCCAGTGTGCCCTCGGTCTCTCAGCACCATGATACAATCTTGTCATTTTTAGACAAAGTGTCATAcagttttgtctttttgttattattattttctcttcattgtACTGGGGAAACAACAGCCAACCAGTTTACCTTCTCTTAAAATGATGGCCTCCATTATGTAAAAGGAATGTAGTcttgctttaaaaaaacaacaacaaaaacattctctgtgtgtgtgcagattgtgtgtgactGGACCGATTACGACGAGCGCATGAAGAAGCTGGTGAGCATCGTGGCGGACCAGCTGGACAAGAACCGGCTGCCCTCGGTGCACCCGCACCACAGCATGCTCTACCCGCTATCGCACGGCTTCCGCAAGGCCATCGCCGAACGTCACGGCAACCTCTGCCTCGAcaaggtacgcacacacacacacacacacacatatacagacacacactctgtctcactgCTCTGTTGGACTGAAAATGGGCTAACCCTCCTTAGTGAGTTGAACTGAAGCAGCTGAGGGAAAGAGGGGGTGCCTCCCATATTTGGAAGGTGGAATGGTCCGCTCCAGTTGACCAGTGGTCATAGGATATCAGGGCTTTGCCGTTCCCTGTGGCAGATGGTGCTCTGCCTTGCCTCGCCTCGCCCCAGTGGCTCAGGTTGCACTTCGCCGCTAGAGTTTCTGCTGCTGCGCCGTCACATGCTCCCTGGGCTCACCTGGCAGGCACCAGCAGGGCGAAGGTCACAGTCGAAATGTTAACACCTTTTGGTCACGAGTGCGCGTGTgctgtaccgtaatttcccggctattagccgcggcttatacattgatttagcaagaTTTCTTAAACTGTGAGGTTTATActcggggacagttaatatggttttgtttcttttaacttgtataaAACTGTACTGtgtcttatacacaatgcggcttatacacaggaaataacTGTACTTGCTCGAAGTTGTTAAATGCAGATTACATCGTGTCCTATTCCcactgcgtctctctctctctcgctcaatgtctgtctctctcgacCGTCCTATCAATCAACAAATTACAggaatgtttttgtgtgtgtgtgtgtcgcataTCTTTCAAACTATTCGTCTGCTTGATGTCAAACTTGGCAGGTGTCCTGCTACAGGCACGAGTAAGTGTAGTGACATGACGTTTGGATAAGAAATGCGAAACATATTGTTAAATATATTGATAAAAGGAGCACAGATCGGCTTTTGCCGCTCCATTTTAGAAAATAGTTCTACTTCCCACGATTAGACCGTGAACTGAGGCCTATTCAGTTCAGTCACTGGATGTTCTGTGCTACCTTACCGAGGCCTATTCAGTTTGGTCACTGGATGCTTTAGCTGTGCTACCTCTCTGGCTTATTCAGTTCAGTTAATGAAGTGGAATCCCTAgtgctggatgtgtgtgaaTAATGCAGGCTGAACAGGGACAAAAATCATCAAAAGGCAGACGATGCGTCTTCCCGCCATGAACACTTCTCCGTCCAGCTCTCAGCCCTTCCCCCTCGTGTCTCCTGTCGTCTCCGTAGATTAACGCTCTGCACAAGCCGCCGTACGAGCACCCCAAGGACCTGAAGGCCAGCAACGGCCGCCTGAGGCTGGGCTACGTCAGCTCCGACTTCGGCAACCACCCCACCTCTCACCTCATGCAGTCCATCCCCGGCATGCACAACCCGGAGAAGTTTGAGGTGAGgcctgctgtgttgtgtgtgacgtACACAGTATAGCTTTAGTAGCTATAGTATTGTCTAGAGTTGGGCACATGGATTTAAGTTTAAAAGGAGGGATGTTGTTAATATTATTTGTCCATGGAGTTTAAAATATTGTGGGAAATAACCCACAGTGTTGTTCAattattatttgattatttccGTTGCTAACACTATTTTTAGGGTTCGCTAACGAAGCAGACCcgtagtcctgtgtgtgtgtatgtgttctgatCTTTGCTTTGTGTTGTCTTGTTTGCAGGTCTTCTGCTATGCTCTGAGCCCTGATGACAGCACCAACTTTAGAGTCAAAGTGATGGCCGAGACAAATCACTTCACAGACCTCTCCCAGGTACACCCTTAACAAAgcgcgcacgcatacacacacgtacaaatacactctcactcacacacattgacGACTTGTTGTGGATGTGTAGCATAAGTTCACACATAACATAAAGATCGTCACCTACGTGTCAGCTGTTCACTGCTACAGTTTCGTTTGTACGCTCACACAATGCTTGCTGCTCAGGCAAATCTTCCTCTTGTCGACCTGCAGATCCCGTGCAATGGAAAAGCAGCTGACCGCATCCACCAGGATGGAATCCACATCCTTATCAACATGAATGGCTACACCAAAGGAGCCCGCAACGAGCTCTTCGCCCTGCGTCCAGCtcctctccaggtgtgtgtgtgtgtgtgtgtgtgtgtgtgtgtgtgtgtgtgttcccacggAGTCACCTCTGACCGCCTCTCAAGGCTCGATAAATTAGTTCTCTTATCTGGAGAGCTCCTCGATTCCGGTGTTAACAGTGACCGACCCTCAGCCCTCGTGGGTGATGTTTGTACATCACTCGTAGCTTTAACCCTTTGATGAATagggtctttttttctgtcattctaGAGAACTGCTCTGCACAGATTTTGCAATGAATAAAAACATTGGCGTTCATAACAATTACTTTAGTTCATTAGCTGAGTTTCCATTCAGGTCAGTCACAAATTCTATGAACATTCGATTCAGTTTATTCTTTGTCCCAAAAAGTGCaatttgtattaaaaaaaaagaaagaaaattcaGCTTAAGACTACGTACATCTGCTCGCGATTCCATCCACTGTGTTCTCTACCAAGTTAAATCCACTTCCCTCAAGCTAAAAAGATTAGATGCTTCTGGGAGCATTCTCATCCCATATTAGTGCTGTTCAGAGCTTtaacctccctctcccctctcccctcccctccccgtaGGCCATGTGGCTGGGCTACCCCGGCACCAGCGGAGCCCCCTTCATGGACTACATCATCACCGACAAGGACACCTCTCCAATTGAGGTGGCCGAGCAGTACTCTGAGAAGCTGGCCTACATGCCCAACACCTTCTTCATCGGCGACCACGCCAACATGTTCCCACACCTCAAGGTaagagctccacacacacacacacacacacacacacacacacatgagcatatacacacacctaccaaatcatttaaacaaatacatttgtatatgtgtacatgtgcagcctgtCTTTGTCCTATGCATtttatacatacatgcatgtgtatgtgtactgaatGCAGCAAAACATATGCATGTGTTTCTATACACTCAGACATTTTCTGAttaactctctctttttttttttggtcaatgTAGAAAAAGGCTGTTATTGACTTCAAGTCCAACGGTCACATCTTTGACAACCGCATCGTGCTGAATGGCATTGACCTGAAGGCCTTCCTGGACAGCCTGCCTGATGTCAAAGTAGTCAAGGTTTGAGAAACAACTCGCTCTCAATGCACACTTCAGCGTTCTCATCATGATTAGAACAAAGCTATGCATTACAAATAAGCCATACATTGTTGTATGcattatttaaaagaaaaagtaaaTGTTAAACATCGAAAGCAAATCTAAAATATAATTAAGTGATTTTGTGATTAATGAACAGCTTCTtgaatttagaaaaaaaaacaacaactttaaATTGTAAACAATATTTTCTCACCATGAATGCACAATGGCCATTGTCCCAGCAGATGGAGTGTGATGGCCAGGAAACGACAGACAACAACGCTGCCATCTCTATGCCAGTCATCCCAATGAACACCGCAGCCGAGGCCATCATCAACATGATCAACCAGGGACAGATCCAAGTCACCATCAACGGCTTCACCGTCAGCAATGGCCTGGCCACTACACAGGTAACACCCCCCTCACCACTCAAGCACTGTgcgcacagtctctctctcacacacacacacacacacacacacacacacacacacacacacacacacacacacacacacacacacacacacacacacacacacacacacacacacacacacacacacacacacacacacacagtcagttctCTCCTCGGGGTGTAAAGCACACACAGTAGTCTGCTGATCCTGCGTCTGTGTGAGCGTTCAATAAGGAGGCGATAGACTTGGTGAAGCTCTGTAActtgttttgagtttgagtgGTGGTCATGAACTGATGGTCCTGCCCTCTTTAACCCCGCCATCCTCACCTTAATGTGGGGGCATGTTCCTGCCCCCTTTAACCCCACCATCCTCACCTTAATGTGGGGGCATGTTCCTGCCCCCTTTAACCCCACCATCCTCACTGTAATGTGGGGGCATGTTCCTCTACTGGTGGCGAGGTGACGTGACTGCCTCTCCAGTTCCCCCGTCACACGGCCCTGTTGCTCTTTGCAGGCCTCAtcagaggaggagatggtggtgAACGGCACTGTAGTGCTGCAGGTACAGCACTGTGAGGGCTTCTGGGGTTAAAGGGGCGGATGGGTCACGTCACGTCACCTGGACGTGGATAAAAGATGGAAGcacggggggcgctgtggcacagcaggctacagcgtcc encodes:
- the ogt.1 gene encoding UDP-N-acetylglucosamine--peptide N-acetylglucosaminyltransferase 110 kDa subunit isoform X2; translation: MASSVGNVADSTEPTKRMLSFQGLAELAHREYQSGDFEAAERHCMQLWRQEPDNTGVLLLLSSIHFQCRRLDRSAHFSTLAIKQNPMLAEAYSNLGNVYKERGQLQEAIEHYRHALRLKPDFIDGYINLAAALVAAGDMEGAVQAYVSALQYNPDLYCVRSDLGNLLKALGRLEEAKACYLKAIETQPNFAVAWSNLGCVFNAQGEIWLAIHHFEKAVTLDPNFLDAYINLGNVLKEARIFDRAVAGYLRALSLSPNHAVVHGNLACVYYEQGLIDLAIDTYRRAIELQPHFPDAYCNLANALKEKGNVSEAEECYNTALRLCPTHADSLNNLANIKREQGNIEEAVQLYRKALEVFPEFAAAHSNLASVLQQQGKLQEALMHYKEAIRISPTFADAYSNMGNTLKEMQDVQGALQCYTRAIQINPAFADAHSNLASIHKDSGNIPEAIASYRTALKLKPDFPDAYCNLAHCLQIVCDWTDYDERMKKLVSIVADQLDKNRLPSVHPHHSMLYPLSHGFRKAIAERHGNLCLDKINALHKPPYEHPKDLKASNGRLRLGYVSSDFGNHPTSHLMQSIPGMHNPEKFEVFCYALSPDDSTNFRVKVMAETNHFTDLSQANLPLVDLQIPCNGKAADRIHQDGIHILINMNGYTKGARNELFALRPAPLQAMWLGYPGTSGAPFMDYIITDKDTSPIEVAEQYSEKLAYMPNTFFIGDHANMFPHLKKKAVIDFKSNGHIFDNRIVLNGIDLKAFLDSLPDVKVVKMECDGQETTDNNAAISMPVIPMNTAAEAIINMINQGQIQVTINGFTVSNGLATTQINNKAATGEEVPRTITVTTRSQYGLPEDSIVYCNFNQLYKIDPPTLQMWANILKRVPNSVLWLLRFPAVGEPNIQQYAQNMGLPAARIIFSPVAPKEEHVRRGQLADVCLDTPLCNGHTTGMDVLWAGTPMVTMPGETLASRVAASQLTCLGSLELIAQSRQEYEDVAVKLGTDMEYLKKVRGRVWRQRVCSPLFNTKQYTIDLEKLYLQMWEHHSVGNKPEHMVSSQPIEASETA
- the ogt.1 gene encoding UDP-N-acetylglucosamine--peptide N-acetylglucosaminyltransferase 110 kDa subunit isoform X5, with amino-acid sequence MASSVGNVADSTGLAELAHREYQSGDFEAAERHCMQLWRQEPDNTGVLLLLSSIHFQCRRLDRSAHFSTLAIKQNPMLAEAYSNLGNVYKERGQLQEAIEHYRHALRLKPDFIDGYINLAAALVAAGDMEGAVQAYVSALQYNPDLYCVRSDLGNLLKALGRLEEAKACYLKAIETQPNFAVAWSNLGCVFNAQGEIWLAIHHFEKAVTLDPNFLDAYINLGNVLKEARIFDRAVAGYLRALSLSPNHAVVHGNLACVYYEQGLIDLAIDTYRRAIELQPHFPDAYCNLANALKEKGNVSEAEECYNTALRLCPTHADSLNNLANIKREQGNIEEAVQLYRKALEVFPEFAAAHSNLASVLQQQGKLQEALMHYKEAIRISPTFADAYSNMGNTLKEMQDVQGALQCYTRAIQINPAFADAHSNLASIHKDSGNIPEAIASYRTALKLKPDFPDAYCNLAHCLQIVCDWTDYDERMKKLVSIVADQLDKNRLPSVHPHHSMLYPLSHGFRKAIAERHGNLCLDKINALHKPPYEHPKDLKASNGRLRLGYVSSDFGNHPTSHLMQSIPGMHNPEKFEVFCYALSPDDSTNFRVKVMAETNHFTDLSQANLPLVDLQIPCNGKAADRIHQDGIHILINMNGYTKGARNELFALRPAPLQAMWLGYPGTSGAPFMDYIITDKDTSPIEVAEQYSEKLAYMPNTFFIGDHANMFPHLKKKAVIDFKSNGHIFDNRIVLNGIDLKAFLDSLPDVKVVKQMECDGQETTDNNAAISMPVIPMNTAAEAIINMINQGQIQVTINGFTVSNGLATTQINNKAATGEEVPRTITVTTRSQYGLPEDSIVYCNFNQLYKIDPPTLQMWANILKRVPNSVLWLLRFPAVGEPNIQQYAQNMGLPAARIIFSPVAPKEEHVRRGQLADVCLDTPLCNGHTTGMDVLWAGTPMVTMPGETLASRVAASQLTCLGSLELIAQSRQEYEDVAVKLGTDMEYLKKVRGRVWRQRVCSPLFNTKQYTIDLEKLYLQMWEHHSVGNKPEHMVSSQPIEASETA
- the ogt.1 gene encoding UDP-N-acetylglucosamine--peptide N-acetylglucosaminyltransferase 110 kDa subunit isoform X6, encoding MASSVGNVADSTGLAELAHREYQSGDFEAAERHCMQLWRQEPDNTGVLLLLSSIHFQCRRLDRSAHFSTLAIKQNPMLAEAYSNLGNVYKERGQLQEAIEHYRHALRLKPDFIDGYINLAAALVAAGDMEGAVQAYVSALQYNPDLYCVRSDLGNLLKALGRLEEAKACYLKAIETQPNFAVAWSNLGCVFNAQGEIWLAIHHFEKAVTLDPNFLDAYINLGNVLKEARIFDRAVAGYLRALSLSPNHAVVHGNLACVYYEQGLIDLAIDTYRRAIELQPHFPDAYCNLANALKEKGNVSEAEECYNTALRLCPTHADSLNNLANIKREQGNIEEAVQLYRKALEVFPEFAAAHSNLASVLQQQGKLQEALMHYKEAIRISPTFADAYSNMGNTLKEMQDVQGALQCYTRAIQINPAFADAHSNLASIHKDSGNIPEAIASYRTALKLKPDFPDAYCNLAHCLQIVCDWTDYDERMKKLVSIVADQLDKNRLPSVHPHHSMLYPLSHGFRKAIAERHGNLCLDKINALHKPPYEHPKDLKASNGRLRLGYVSSDFGNHPTSHLMQSIPGMHNPEKFEVFCYALSPDDSTNFRVKVMAETNHFTDLSQIPCNGKAADRIHQDGIHILINMNGYTKGARNELFALRPAPLQAMWLGYPGTSGAPFMDYIITDKDTSPIEVAEQYSEKLAYMPNTFFIGDHANMFPHLKKKAVIDFKSNGHIFDNRIVLNGIDLKAFLDSLPDVKVVKQMECDGQETTDNNAAISMPVIPMNTAAEAIINMINQGQIQVTINGFTVSNGLATTQINNKAATGEEVPRTITVTTRSQYGLPEDSIVYCNFNQLYKIDPPTLQMWANILKRVPNSVLWLLRFPAVGEPNIQQYAQNMGLPAARIIFSPVAPKEEHVRRGQLADVCLDTPLCNGHTTGMDVLWAGTPMVTMPGETLASRVAASQLTCLGSLELIAQSRQEYEDVAVKLGTDMEYLKKVRGRVWRQRVCSPLFNTKQYTIDLEKLYLQMWEHHSVGNKPEHMVSSQPIEASETA
- the ogt.1 gene encoding UDP-N-acetylglucosamine--peptide N-acetylglucosaminyltransferase 110 kDa subunit isoform X3 — its product is MASSVGNVADSTEPTKRMLSFQGLAELAHREYQSGDFEAAERHCMQLWRQEPDNTGVLLLLSSIHFQCRRLDRSAHFSTLAIKQNPMLAEAYSNLGNVYKERGQLQEAIEHYRHALRLKPDFIDGYINLAAALVAAGDMEGAVQAYVSALQYNPDLYCVRSDLGNLLKALGRLEEAKACYLKAIETQPNFAVAWSNLGCVFNAQGEIWLAIHHFEKAVTLDPNFLDAYINLGNVLKEARIFDRAVAGYLRALSLSPNHAVVHGNLACVYYEQGLIDLAIDTYRRAIELQPHFPDAYCNLANALKEKGNVSEAEECYNTALRLCPTHADSLNNLANIKREQGNIEEAVQLYRKALEVFPEFAAAHSNLASVLQQQGKLQEALMHYKEAIRISPTFADAYSNMGNTLKEMQDVQGALQCYTRAIQINPAFADAHSNLASIHKDSGNIPEAIASYRTALKLKPDFPDAYCNLAHCLQIVCDWTDYDERMKKLVSIVADQLDKNRLPSVHPHHSMLYPLSHGFRKAIAERHGNLCLDKINALHKPPYEHPKDLKASNGRLRLGYVSSDFGNHPTSHLMQSIPGMHNPEKFEVFCYALSPDDSTNFRVKVMAETNHFTDLSQIPCNGKAADRIHQDGIHILINMNGYTKGARNELFALRPAPLQAMWLGYPGTSGAPFMDYIITDKDTSPIEVAEQYSEKLAYMPNTFFIGDHANMFPHLKKKAVIDFKSNGHIFDNRIVLNGIDLKAFLDSLPDVKVVKQMECDGQETTDNNAAISMPVIPMNTAAEAIINMINQGQIQVTINGFTVSNGLATTQINNKAATGEEVPRTITVTTRSQYGLPEDSIVYCNFNQLYKIDPPTLQMWANILKRVPNSVLWLLRFPAVGEPNIQQYAQNMGLPAARIIFSPVAPKEEHVRRGQLADVCLDTPLCNGHTTGMDVLWAGTPMVTMPGETLASRVAASQLTCLGSLELIAQSRQEYEDVAVKLGTDMEYLKKVRGRVWRQRVCSPLFNTKQYTIDLEKLYLQMWEHHSVGNKPEHMVSSQPIEASETA